One stretch of Streptomyces sp. R21 DNA includes these proteins:
- a CDS encoding Clp protease N-terminal domain-containing protein, with amino-acid sequence MTTNPKPMAPVRLDDLIEAIKKVHTDALEQLQDAVIAADHLGDVADHLIGHFVDQARRSGASWTDIGKSMGVTRQAAQKRFVPKAESEIDFSQGFNRFTPRARNAVVTSHNETKAAGNREILPEHLVLGLLSEPQGLAAQAIAAQGVTPDAVRAAVTAVLPPAVTAEEVPALIPYAPAGKKALELTFREALRLGHNYVGTEHILLALLELENGEGVLSGLGVDKAAVETHVAAALTEPAQPPEA; translated from the coding sequence ATGACGACGAACCCAAAGCCGATGGCACCCGTACGTCTCGACGACCTCATCGAAGCCATCAAGAAGGTGCACACCGACGCGCTGGAGCAGCTTCAGGACGCGGTGATCGCCGCCGATCACCTGGGCGACGTGGCCGACCATCTGATCGGTCACTTCGTGGACCAGGCCCGGCGGTCGGGCGCGTCCTGGACCGACATCGGGAAGAGCATGGGGGTCACCCGGCAGGCCGCGCAGAAGCGGTTCGTGCCGAAGGCGGAGTCGGAGATCGACTTCAGCCAGGGCTTCAACCGCTTCACCCCGCGCGCCCGCAACGCGGTCGTCACCTCGCACAACGAGACGAAGGCGGCGGGCAACCGCGAGATCCTTCCCGAGCATCTGGTCCTGGGCCTGCTGAGCGAGCCGCAGGGACTCGCCGCGCAGGCGATCGCCGCGCAGGGGGTCACCCCCGACGCCGTACGCGCCGCCGTGACCGCCGTACTCCCCCCGGCCGTCACCGCCGAAGAGGTCCCCGCACTCATTCCCTACGCCCCCGCGGGCAAGAAGGCCCTGGAACTCACCTTCCGCGAGGCCCTCCGCCTCGGCCACAACTACGTCGGCACCGAGCACATCCTCCTCGCCCTGCTGGAGCTGGAGAACGGCGAGGGCGTCCTGTCGGGCCTCGGCGTCGACAAGGCGGCCGTGGAAACCCACGTGGCGGCTGCGCTCACCGAGCCGGCCCAGCCACCGGAGGCGTAG
- a CDS encoding BTAD domain-containing putative transcriptional regulator has product MRNEPRFGLLGPPVLYGAGGEVRPIGSGKVRALLVALLLEPGRVVSVDALKDALWGGAPPASAQASLHNHVTRLRRLIGDDAAERLRAVPPGYLLQVGEGELDVRVFERHVMTARAAHADRDWQRALCASAAALALWRGTPLSGVPAERGALALVQRLEEARLLALEWRYDAELHLAGTAGAVAEPSTRAGRQADRQAGRHGDRQAGRLTGLAPELAALVAEHPLRESFHRLLMLVLHRTGRQAEALAVHRDLRARLVEELGVEPGPAVREAHLEILRAGEEGSAEEYEREAGPDEPEDTDAEGAGRRRRTPAESPPRPAQLPPPPAHFTGRDELREELRRALDTDHRDTGTAPAPAVAVISGMAGVGKSALALHVAHGLRERFPDGQLYVNLHGATPGMTPLTPCQALAALLRDLGAEPRGIPEHPDAAAALLRSMLAPTRTLMVLDDAAHAAQVRPLLPAGAGCAVIVTSRSPLTALDGAHRFPLAPLSDEESAALLRAVSGREEGLDGAHPLVELTGRLPLALRVVAARLAARRALTPDVLAGQLTATEGRLHHLEYDDLSVRRSLAVAHDALHASEREADRDAALALRRIGTLDLPAYGALLLARLTGTDARRAEAALDRLVDVALLEETAYGRYAPHDLVRDFARELAATTGAADAAEAADHQVEGESRCVAERALRWYAGAAAHTLAAIVEPGLDREDRARATTTQPPAHAADVAAMPPFASAEEAFAWGDLELENVVALVERYADSSAYVPLLVRLLGPYLQRRGRVAETELLTRAALGAARRLGDDAAEAYALGDLAGMHFMTGRAGEALALNDAALEIWRRQGVLSWVRRGLNNRGMLLEGLGRHEESSEALLQSLELSRELGDPHTEAITYSHLGNLYEHTDPRSAIDHHKRSLALGETLDDVILRHSAHCNIGYAHLTLGEPVAAAGHFEESLRILGAHGDWHGESQTRLGLVRALRGMDLGERAARECDLLLCRADQRADRYTEALARHQRGLLLHAEGKAEEAYGLWESALAALDGTDTSVVGELRGLLAE; this is encoded by the coding sequence ATGCGGAACGAGCCGCGGTTCGGGCTGCTGGGTCCGCCTGTCCTGTACGGCGCCGGCGGCGAGGTCCGGCCGATCGGCAGCGGCAAGGTGCGTGCCCTGCTCGTCGCGCTGCTCCTGGAGCCCGGCCGGGTCGTCTCCGTCGACGCGCTCAAGGACGCGCTGTGGGGCGGCGCGCCCCCGGCGTCTGCGCAGGCCTCCCTGCACAATCATGTGACCCGGCTGCGACGGCTGATCGGCGACGACGCCGCGGAGCGGCTGCGGGCCGTGCCGCCGGGGTACCTCCTGCAGGTCGGCGAGGGCGAGTTGGACGTCCGCGTCTTCGAGCGCCACGTCATGACCGCGCGCGCCGCGCACGCCGACCGCGACTGGCAGCGGGCGCTGTGCGCGTCCGCGGCGGCCCTCGCCCTGTGGCGCGGCACCCCGCTCAGCGGAGTACCGGCCGAGCGCGGCGCACTCGCTCTCGTCCAACGCCTGGAGGAGGCACGGCTGCTCGCACTGGAGTGGCGCTACGACGCCGAACTGCACCTCGCCGGGACGGCGGGCGCCGTGGCAGAACCGTCCACCCGGGCGGGTCGGCAGGCGGACCGGCAAGCTGGACGGCACGGGGACCGACAGGCCGGCCGACTGACCGGTCTCGCACCCGAGTTGGCCGCCCTCGTCGCCGAACATCCCCTCCGCGAGTCCTTCCACCGGCTGCTGATGCTCGTCCTGCACCGCACCGGCCGGCAGGCCGAGGCCCTCGCCGTCCACCGCGATCTGCGCGCCCGCCTCGTCGAGGAACTCGGCGTCGAACCGGGTCCCGCCGTACGCGAGGCGCACCTGGAGATCCTCCGGGCGGGCGAGGAGGGGAGCGCGGAGGAGTACGAGCGCGAGGCCGGCCCCGACGAGCCGGAGGACACCGACGCCGAAGGCGCCGGACGCCGCCGGCGCACACCCGCGGAGTCCCCGCCCCGGCCCGCCCAACTTCCGCCCCCGCCCGCGCACTTCACGGGCCGGGACGAGCTGCGCGAGGAACTGCGCCGGGCCCTGGACACCGACCACCGCGACACGGGGACCGCGCCCGCCCCGGCCGTGGCGGTCATCAGCGGCATGGCCGGCGTCGGCAAGAGCGCGCTGGCCCTGCACGTGGCACACGGCCTGCGGGAACGCTTCCCCGACGGCCAGCTGTACGTCAACCTGCACGGCGCCACGCCCGGCATGACACCGCTCACCCCCTGCCAGGCACTCGCGGCGCTGCTGCGCGACCTCGGCGCCGAGCCGCGCGGCATCCCCGAACACCCGGACGCGGCAGCCGCGTTGCTCCGCTCCATGCTCGCGCCCACCCGCACCCTGATGGTCCTCGACGACGCCGCGCACGCCGCCCAGGTGCGGCCGCTGCTGCCCGCGGGCGCCGGCTGCGCGGTGATCGTCACGAGCCGCTCGCCGCTCACCGCCCTCGACGGCGCCCACCGCTTCCCGCTCGCACCGCTGTCGGACGAGGAGAGCGCGGCGCTGCTGCGCGCGGTCTCCGGGCGCGAGGAGGGTCTCGACGGCGCCCATCCCCTCGTGGAGCTGACCGGGCGGCTGCCGCTGGCACTGCGGGTCGTGGCGGCCCGGCTCGCCGCGCGCCGGGCGCTCACCCCGGATGTGCTGGCCGGTCAGCTGACCGCCACGGAAGGGCGGTTGCACCACCTCGAATACGACGACCTGAGCGTCCGCAGGTCCCTCGCCGTCGCGCACGACGCGCTGCACGCCTCCGAGCGCGAGGCCGACCGGGACGCGGCGCTCGCCCTGCGCCGGATCGGCACGCTCGACCTCCCCGCCTACGGGGCGCTGCTCCTCGCCCGGCTCACCGGCACCGACGCGCGCCGCGCCGAGGCCGCCCTCGACCGCCTCGTCGACGTCGCCCTCCTGGAGGAGACGGCGTACGGCCGCTACGCACCCCACGACCTCGTCCGCGACTTCGCCCGCGAGCTCGCGGCGACGACGGGGGCGGCGGACGCCGCGGAGGCCGCGGACCACCAGGTCGAGGGCGAGAGCAGATGCGTCGCCGAGCGCGCCCTGCGCTGGTACGCCGGTGCCGCCGCGCACACCCTCGCGGCGATCGTCGAACCGGGGCTCGACCGCGAGGACCGCGCCCGCGCGACCACCACGCAGCCGCCCGCGCACGCGGCGGACGTCGCGGCCATGCCGCCCTTCGCCTCCGCCGAGGAGGCCTTCGCCTGGGGCGATCTGGAGCTGGAGAACGTGGTGGCGCTGGTCGAGCGGTACGCGGACTCGTCCGCCTATGTGCCCCTCCTGGTGCGCCTGCTCGGCCCCTACCTGCAGCGCCGGGGCCGCGTCGCCGAGACGGAGCTGCTCACCCGGGCCGCGCTCGGGGCGGCGCGGCGGCTCGGGGACGACGCCGCCGAGGCGTACGCGCTCGGGGACCTCGCCGGGATGCACTTCATGACGGGCCGCGCGGGCGAGGCACTCGCGCTGAACGACGCGGCACTGGAGATCTGGCGGCGGCAGGGCGTGCTGTCCTGGGTGCGCCGCGGCCTCAACAACCGCGGCATGCTCCTCGAAGGGCTCGGCCGCCACGAGGAGTCCAGCGAGGCGCTGCTGCAGAGCCTCGAACTCTCGCGGGAGCTGGGCGACCCGCACACCGAGGCCATCACCTACAGCCACCTCGGCAACCTCTACGAGCACACCGACCCACGGTCCGCCATCGACCACCACAAGCGCAGCCTGGCCCTCGGCGAGACGCTGGACGACGTCATCCTCCGGCACTCCGCCCACTGCAACATCGGCTACGCCCACCTCACCCTCGGCGAACCGGTCGCCGCCGCAGGGCACTTCGAGGAGAGCCTGCGCATCCTCGGCGCGCACGGCGACTGGCACGGCGAGTCGCAGACCCGGCTCGGGCTGGTGCGCGCCCTGCGCGGCATGGACCTGGGCGAGCGGGCCGCCCGCGAGTGCGACCTCCTGCTGTGCCGCGCCGACCAGCGCGCCGACCGCTACACCGAGGCCCTCGCCCGTCACCAGCGGGGGCTTCTCCTGCACGCGGAGGGCAAGGCCGAGGAGGCGTACGGCCTGTGGGAGTCGGCCCTCGCCGCGCTGGACGGGACGGACACGTCGGTGGTGGGGGAGCTGCGAGGGCTGCTGGCGGAGTGA
- a CDS encoding glycosyltransferase family 2 protein, translating into MGVVSQAEPRVAVAVVTMGNRPAEVDALLTSVAKQDVAPTRIVIIGNGCPLPEFAERLGLPGEVTTIEVDENLGCPGGRNVGLRRLREFGDVDVVVELDDDGLLVDGDVLRRVRDLFAGDPRLGIVGFRIADEHGETQRRHVPRVGAKDPMRGGPVTGFLGGGHAFSLPMLAEIGDWPAEFFFAHEETDMAWRALDAGWTVLYAPELLLQHPKTSPARHAIYYRVTARNRVWLVRRRLPLPLIPVHLGVWIALTLLRTRSVGGLRAWFGGFVEGLRTSGGERRPMRWRTVWRLTRLGRPPVI; encoded by the coding sequence GTGGGTGTCGTGTCGCAGGCGGAGCCGAGGGTCGCCGTAGCAGTGGTGACCATGGGAAACCGGCCCGCCGAGGTGGACGCGCTGCTCACCTCCGTGGCCAAACAGGACGTCGCCCCCACCCGGATCGTGATCATCGGCAACGGCTGTCCGCTGCCCGAGTTCGCCGAACGGCTCGGTCTGCCCGGTGAGGTCACCACCATCGAGGTCGACGAGAACCTCGGCTGCCCGGGCGGACGGAACGTCGGCCTGCGGCGGCTGCGCGAGTTCGGGGACGTCGACGTCGTCGTCGAGCTGGACGACGACGGGCTGCTCGTCGACGGCGATGTGCTGCGCCGGGTGCGGGACCTGTTCGCCGGGGACCCGCGGCTCGGCATCGTCGGCTTCCGGATCGCCGACGAGCACGGCGAGACGCAGCGCCGGCACGTGCCCCGGGTCGGCGCCAAGGACCCGATGCGCGGCGGCCCGGTGACCGGGTTCCTCGGCGGCGGGCACGCCTTCTCCCTGCCGATGCTCGCCGAAATCGGGGACTGGCCGGCCGAGTTCTTCTTCGCGCACGAGGAGACCGACATGGCGTGGCGGGCGCTCGACGCGGGCTGGACCGTCCTCTACGCGCCCGAGCTGCTCCTCCAGCACCCCAAGACCTCGCCCGCCCGGCACGCCATCTACTACCGGGTGACCGCCCGCAACCGCGTCTGGCTGGTCCGCCGCCGGCTCCCGCTGCCGCTCATCCCCGTGCACCTCGGCGTCTGGATCGCCCTCACACTGCTGCGGACGCGGTCCGTCGGCGGGCTGCGCGCCTGGTTCGGCGGCTTCGTGGAGGGGCTGCGGACCTCGGGCGGGGAGCGGCGGCCCATGCGCTGGCGCACGGTGTGGCGGCTCACCCGGCTGGGCCGGCCGCCGGTGATCTGA
- a CDS encoding DUF3052 domain-containing protein translates to MSGVGPARGTGGGYSGTPLAKKIGIKPGHRVGLLHAPARWDIPGLPEGCEVTDGGPRGTQVTVAFYREHAGLAAEAPGLVTALADDAMLWIAWPRKAAAHVSDIAENDLRDLFLPLGVVDVKVAALGEDWSGLKFVRRRENRRT, encoded by the coding sequence ATGAGCGGAGTCGGCCCAGCCAGGGGAACGGGCGGCGGATACTCCGGCACGCCCCTCGCGAAGAAGATCGGTATCAAGCCGGGCCACCGGGTCGGCCTGCTGCACGCCCCGGCCCGCTGGGACATCCCCGGGCTTCCGGAAGGCTGCGAGGTCACCGACGGCGGACCGCGCGGCACGCAGGTCACCGTCGCCTTCTACCGTGAGCACGCCGGCCTCGCCGCCGAGGCCCCCGGCCTGGTCACCGCGCTCGCCGACGACGCCATGCTCTGGATCGCCTGGCCCCGCAAGGCGGCCGCGCACGTCAGCGACATCGCCGAGAACGACCTGCGGGACCTGTTCCTGCCGCTCGGTGTCGTCGATGTGAAAGTGGCCGCGCTGGGGGAGGACTGGTCGGGCCTGAAGTTCGTACGACGGAGGGAGAACCGGCGTACATGA
- a CDS encoding molybdopterin cofactor-binding domain-containing protein → MVYALAASTLTLATPATAADRGVVVVAGGPEMLVLEVTEANKVVVRLPRAEVGQGITTAVAMMIAEELDARLADVEIPLADADPRLQNQFTGGSDSVRSLYGPARRLAAGARARLVTAAARQWHVPARTLRTHDTKVIAPDGRTATYGSLSAAAARLRHSDIPAWTKPASRRRVIGHPTNRIDARDIVTGKAAYAGDLDVAGALPTVVARPPTLGGKVATLDAAAARALPGVHAVVRVPGGVAVVAESFHHAFKARDALRITWKPGPLAALSDAAIRSRLRAAVPKLAAPPHGSRQVEGEFEFAFVSHAPMEVLTAIADVREHRAEVWFSSQSPGFAQADIASAVGLPQSKVKVHVVRGGGSFGRRLNHDAALEAALISKKAHLPVKLMWSRGDDMRHGRMRPANHHLIRASHARGRVVAFTHHMASVNESSGSGVATSTTAVPHPRTPRPGAAAPLPSDDGLYNFGAVGGDWGGIELAIPLGAWRSVDSGTSRAAEEIMVDEVARALRTDPVAFRRTTLRSKSVRAVLDKVASVGGWGGKLPAGHGQGVAVHEEYGSCVAALAEIDASDADHPRVTRVVMAADVGTVVNPRGLEAQLMGAAIDGISTILRAGLHIDHGAVREGSFSDFLYARQRHSPWHFEAHLMPSHEEPGGAGELGVPAAAGAVANAYARATGRSPRRFPLTF, encoded by the coding sequence ATGGTGTACGCGCTGGCGGCGTCCACCCTGACCCTGGCCACGCCGGCGACGGCCGCCGACCGCGGTGTGGTCGTCGTCGCCGGGGGCCCGGAGATGCTCGTCCTGGAGGTCACCGAGGCGAACAAGGTCGTCGTACGGCTGCCGCGGGCCGAGGTCGGGCAGGGCATCACCACCGCGGTCGCCATGATGATCGCCGAGGAGCTGGACGCCCGGCTGGCCGACGTCGAGATCCCGCTCGCCGACGCCGACCCCCGGCTGCAGAACCAGTTCACCGGCGGCTCGGACTCGGTCCGTTCGCTGTACGGCCCGGCCCGCAGACTGGCCGCGGGCGCGCGCGCCCGGCTCGTCACGGCGGCGGCCCGGCAGTGGCACGTGCCCGCGCGGACACTGCGCACCCACGACACGAAGGTGATCGCCCCGGACGGCCGTACGGCCACCTACGGATCACTGTCCGCGGCCGCCGCCCGCCTGCGCCACTCGGACATACCCGCCTGGACCAAACCGGCGAGCAGGCGCCGGGTGATCGGGCACCCGACGAACCGGATCGACGCCCGGGACATCGTCACGGGCAAGGCTGCCTACGCCGGTGACCTCGACGTGGCCGGGGCGCTGCCCACCGTGGTGGCCCGTCCGCCGACGCTGGGCGGCAAGGTCGCCACGCTCGACGCGGCGGCGGCCCGCGCGCTGCCCGGCGTCCACGCGGTGGTGCGGGTTCCCGGGGGCGTGGCCGTCGTGGCGGAGTCCTTCCACCACGCATTCAAGGCCAGGGACGCGCTGCGGATCACCTGGAAGCCGGGCCCGCTCGCCGCGCTGTCGGACGCCGCGATCCGCTCCCGGCTGCGGGCCGCCGTACCGAAGCTCGCCGCGCCACCGCACGGTTCACGGCAGGTGGAGGGCGAGTTCGAGTTCGCGTTCGTCAGCCATGCGCCGATGGAGGTGCTCACCGCGATCGCCGACGTACGGGAACACCGGGCAGAGGTGTGGTTCTCGTCGCAGAGCCCGGGGTTCGCGCAGGCGGACATCGCGTCGGCGGTCGGGCTGCCGCAGTCCAAGGTCAAGGTCCATGTGGTGCGCGGCGGCGGCTCGTTCGGGCGTCGGCTGAACCACGACGCCGCCCTCGAAGCCGCCCTCATATCGAAGAAGGCGCACCTCCCGGTCAAGCTGATGTGGAGCCGGGGCGACGACATGCGGCACGGCCGGATGCGCCCGGCCAACCACCACCTCATACGGGCCAGCCACGCGCGCGGCCGGGTGGTGGCGTTCACGCACCACATGGCGTCGGTGAACGAATCGTCCGGTAGCGGGGTCGCGACGAGCACCACGGCCGTACCGCACCCCCGCACCCCGCGGCCCGGCGCGGCCGCCCCGCTGCCGAGCGACGACGGCCTCTACAACTTCGGCGCGGTCGGCGGCGACTGGGGCGGCATCGAGCTGGCGATCCCTCTCGGCGCCTGGCGTTCGGTGGACTCCGGTACCTCTCGGGCTGCGGAGGAGATCATGGTCGACGAGGTCGCGCGCGCTCTGCGTACCGACCCGGTCGCCTTCCGCCGTACGACACTTCGCAGCAAGTCCGTCAGGGCGGTGCTCGACAAGGTGGCATCGGTGGGCGGCTGGGGCGGGAAGCTGCCCGCCGGGCACGGGCAGGGGGTCGCGGTGCACGAGGAGTACGGCTCCTGCGTGGCCGCTCTGGCCGAGATCGACGCGAGCGATGCGGACCACCCCCGGGTGACGCGGGTGGTGATGGCGGCGGACGTCGGCACGGTGGTGAACCCGCGCGGGCTGGAGGCCCAGCTGATGGGCGCGGCGATCGACGGCATCTCCACGATCCTCCGGGCGGGCCTGCACATCGACCACGGCGCCGTACGCGAGGGCAGCTTCTCCGACTTCCTCTACGCACGCCAGCGGCACAGCCCCTGGCACTTCGAGGCACACCTGATGCCGTCCCACGAAGAGCCGGGCGGGGCGGGCGAGTTGGGCGTTCCCGCGGCGGCGGGCGCGGTCGCCAACGCCTACGCGCGGGCGACGGGCAGGAGCCCGCGCCGCTTCCCGCTCACGTTCTGA
- a CDS encoding (2Fe-2S)-binding protein has translation MPRHTFVLNGKPVAVDAPPDMPLLWVLRDKLGVTGPKYGCGVGVCRACTSHLDGAEIQPCVVPVADCAGRKVTTIEGLADGDDLHPVQQAWLDCDVAQCGFCQPGQIMAAVALLRSTPEPTDADIDRIENVCRCGTYSRIREAIKKASAGK, from the coding sequence ATGCCCCGCCACACCTTCGTCCTGAACGGAAAGCCCGTTGCCGTGGACGCGCCCCCGGACATGCCCCTGCTGTGGGTGCTGCGCGACAAGCTCGGCGTCACCGGTCCCAAGTACGGCTGCGGGGTGGGCGTCTGCCGGGCCTGCACGAGCCATCTGGACGGCGCCGAGATCCAGCCGTGCGTCGTCCCGGTCGCGGACTGCGCGGGCCGCAAGGTCACCACCATCGAGGGACTGGCCGACGGCGACGACCTGCACCCGGTCCAGCAGGCGTGGCTGGACTGCGACGTGGCCCAGTGCGGCTTCTGCCAGCCGGGGCAGATCATGGCCGCCGTGGCTCTGCTCCGGTCGACGCCCGAGCCGACCGACGCCGACATCGACCGGATCGAGAACGTCTGCCGGTGCGGGACCTACTCCCGCATCCGGGAGGCGATCAAGAAGGCTTCCGCGGGGAAGTGA
- the pssA gene encoding CDP-diacylglycerol--serine O-phosphatidyltransferase yields the protein MTLTEPEAPASRTEEEPQAAEEPGPAPGTAAREFSPSRLSAADVLTLGNAVCGFASIYFITTAVLVPYLTDGHGGDGSVRQGAATAVMLILMASLFDLCDGLVARRFRSSGMGAELDNLSDLVSFGLAPAYFVLVWGLVTEDAQLRLVVAAAVAVLLGGLLRLARFSVTTMTDGMFQGMPIPFAALTVVSVVLLELPFTVTLIAVLGVAYLMVSRIEYPKPTGRLATATMAWAAVNIGCLVAWAADAPGAETLLVTGCGLQLTLAAVLPLFAAGRRITKVRGREGRGTAAGEATAPATRVTSPRKPS from the coding sequence TTGACCCTTACTGAACCCGAGGCGCCGGCTTCCCGGACCGAAGAAGAGCCACAGGCCGCGGAAGAGCCAGGGCCCGCGCCCGGGACGGCGGCCCGGGAGTTCTCCCCCTCGCGGCTCTCGGCGGCCGACGTGCTGACGCTCGGCAACGCGGTCTGCGGATTCGCCTCGATCTACTTCATCACCACGGCCGTACTGGTCCCGTACCTCACGGATGGCCACGGCGGCGACGGCTCGGTGCGGCAGGGCGCGGCGACCGCGGTCATGCTCATCCTGATGGCCTCGCTCTTCGACCTGTGCGACGGGCTGGTCGCCCGCAGGTTCCGCAGCTCCGGGATGGGCGCGGAACTCGACAACCTCTCCGACCTGGTCAGTTTCGGGCTCGCACCGGCGTACTTCGTCCTGGTGTGGGGGCTGGTCACCGAGGACGCGCAGCTGCGGCTCGTCGTCGCGGCCGCCGTCGCCGTGCTGCTCGGCGGCCTGCTGCGGCTCGCGCGGTTCTCCGTCACGACGATGACGGACGGCATGTTCCAGGGCATGCCGATCCCGTTCGCCGCGCTCACCGTCGTCTCCGTCGTGCTGCTCGAACTGCCCTTCACGGTCACCCTGATCGCGGTGCTCGGCGTCGCCTATCTCATGGTCAGCCGCATCGAGTACCCCAAGCCCACCGGCAGGCTGGCCACCGCCACCATGGCCTGGGCCGCGGTCAACATCGGCTGCCTGGTCGCCTGGGCCGCGGACGCTCCCGGCGCCGAGACCCTCCTCGTCACGGGCTGCGGGCTTCAGCTGACCCTCGCCGCCGTCCTGCCCCTGTTCGCCGCGGGACGCCGCATCACCAAGGTCCGCGGACGTGAGGGACGCGGCACCGCGGCGGGCGAAGCCACGGCACCCGCCACCCGCGTCACTTCCCCGCGGAAGCCTTCTTGA
- a CDS encoding thioesterase II family protein: MESMNSMNDWIRVFHPAPEAPARLLVFPHAGGAAGAYYALSAEVTGPLEPLLVQYPGRHDRFREPFAERIDDVVDAVLNALPADPAGRPLALFGHSMGATVAYEAARRLQERGETPAALFVSGREGPSLPPALRWPSDPTDAELIADMRLLAGTENELLTEPTLLELILPALRADYRMLFAHTHRPGPRLHCPLIALTGDNDPRVAVPRVAAWEPETTGPFTTHVLAGGHFYLDEHLAYVVEVITGAVSGAAAGRSVG; encoded by the coding sequence ATGGAATCCATGAACTCCATGAACGACTGGATACGGGTCTTCCACCCCGCGCCCGAGGCTCCGGCGCGGCTGCTGGTGTTCCCGCACGCGGGCGGCGCGGCCGGTGCGTACTACGCACTGTCGGCCGAGGTCACGGGCCCGCTGGAGCCGTTGCTCGTGCAGTACCCGGGCCGCCACGACCGTTTCAGGGAGCCGTTCGCCGAGCGGATCGACGACGTGGTGGACGCCGTACTGAACGCCCTGCCCGCGGACCCGGCGGGCCGACCGCTCGCCCTGTTCGGCCACAGCATGGGCGCGACCGTGGCGTACGAGGCCGCACGCCGGCTCCAGGAGCGCGGCGAGACACCGGCCGCGCTGTTCGTCTCGGGCCGCGAGGGCCCCTCCCTGCCTCCGGCACTGCGCTGGCCGTCGGACCCCACGGACGCCGAACTCATCGCGGACATGCGGTTGTTGGCCGGCACGGAGAACGAGCTCCTGACCGAACCGACGCTCCTGGAACTGATCCTCCCGGCCCTGCGAGCCGACTACCGCATGCTGTTCGCCCACACCCACCGCCCCGGCCCCCGCCTCCACTGCCCCCTGATCGCCCTCACCGGCGACAACGACCCACGGGTCGCAGTGCCACGCGTGGCGGCCTGGGAGCCCGAGACCACCGGCCCGTTCACGACCCATGTACTGGCCGGCGGTCACTTCTACCTCGACGAACACCTGGCGTATGTCGTCGAGGTGATCACGGGGGCGGTGTCGGGGGCGGCCGCAGGACGGTCAGTCGGCTGA
- a CDS encoding Type 1 glutamine amidotransferase-like domain-containing protein codes for MGVVPVRRLALLGGGFSTDDDGLLDEWVLGHARTSRPRVCFVPTASGDAPAYGERFLAAFRAYACESSVLPLFSRELDDAALRAFLLAQDVIYVGGGNTANLLAVWRVHGVDRLLCEAYDRGTLLCGISAGANCWAEGSHTDSFGPLTFLPDGLGLLPGSVCPHYDSEPGRRSSYRAAVASGALPAGWAVEDGVGALFTEGLLTETVTRTRQAHLYRVEPDGRGGTTERALPHRLLLSPLRRS; via the coding sequence GTGGGTGTCGTTCCCGTGCGTCGGCTGGCTCTTCTCGGGGGAGGTTTCTCCACGGACGACGATGGTCTGCTGGACGAATGGGTGCTCGGTCACGCGCGCACGTCGCGGCCCCGGGTGTGCTTTGTTCCCACGGCCAGTGGGGATGCTCCCGCCTACGGTGAGCGATTCCTCGCCGCGTTCCGGGCGTACGCCTGTGAGTCCAGCGTTCTGCCGCTGTTCAGCAGGGAGTTGGATGACGCGGCGTTGCGCGCGTTCCTGCTCGCTCAGGACGTCATCTACGTAGGGGGCGGCAACACCGCGAACCTGCTGGCAGTCTGGCGTGTGCACGGCGTGGACCGGTTGCTGTGCGAGGCCTACGACCGCGGCACGCTGCTGTGCGGTATCAGCGCCGGCGCCAACTGCTGGGCCGAAGGCTCGCATACCGACTCCTTCGGGCCGCTGACGTTTCTGCCGGACGGGCTGGGCCTGCTGCCCGGCTCGGTCTGCCCGCACTACGACAGTGAACCGGGCCGCCGCTCCTCCTACCGGGCAGCCGTGGCATCCGGCGCGCTGCCCGCCGGATGGGCCGTGGAAGACGGTGTCGGCGCGCTCTTCACGGAGGGTCTCCTGACAGAGACAGTGACCCGCACGCGGCAGGCCCACCTGTATCGGGTCGAGCCGGACGGGCGCGGCGGGACCACGGAGCGGGCGCTGCCACATCGTCTCCTGCTGTCGCCCCTCCGCCGTTCCTAG
- a CDS encoding ATP-binding protein, translating into MIVWLNGTHGAGKTTTSALVQQLIPDSRVFDAEKVGETLMDITPGLPATDNFQHWPPWRPLVVETARRVLDYTGGTLVMPMTVLVEQYWREISTGLSQHNIPVRHFVLHADQDTLRGRIAGDVLGPNSPFRLHYLEPYAEAARTWLHDEAEVVDTTHLTPAEAAVRIADAVKS; encoded by the coding sequence GTGATCGTATGGCTCAACGGCACCCACGGCGCGGGCAAGACGACGACCAGTGCGCTTGTGCAGCAACTCATCCCGGATTCGCGGGTGTTCGACGCCGAGAAGGTCGGCGAGACGCTCATGGACATCACGCCGGGGCTGCCCGCGACGGACAACTTCCAGCACTGGCCGCCGTGGCGGCCGCTCGTCGTGGAGACCGCCCGCCGTGTGCTCGACTACACCGGCGGCACCCTGGTGATGCCGATGACCGTCCTGGTCGAGCAGTACTGGCGCGAGATCAGCACGGGCCTCTCCCAACACAACATCCCAGTACGGCACTTCGTCCTGCACGCCGACCAGGACACCCTGCGTGGGCGCATCGCGGGCGACGTCCTTGGCCCCAACTCCCCGTTCCGCCTCCACTACCTTGAGCCTTACGCCGAGGCGGCCCGCACATGGCTGCACGACGAGGCCGAGGTCGTCGACACCACACACCTCACGCCCGCCGAGGCCGCCGTGCGGATCGCGGACGCCGTCAAAAGCTGA